The Collimonas sp. PA-H2 genome contains a region encoding:
- the eno gene encoding phosphopyruvate hydratase, translating to MSAIVDIIGREIIDSRGNPTVECDVLLESGVMGRAAVPSGASTGSREAIELRDGDKSRYGGKGVLKACEHINTEISEAIMGLDASEQAFLDRTLIDLDGTENKGRLGANAMLAVSMAVAKAAAEEAGLPLYRYFGGSGAMQMPVPMMNVINGGEHADNNLDIQEFMIIPVGAPSFREALRYGAEVFHALKKILHDKGLATSVGDEGGFAPNLASHEEALKLIIQAIEAAGYEPGTQIALGLDCAASEFYKNGSYVLAGENMTLTGAQFTGLLASWCDKYPIISIEDGMAENDWDGWKLLTETLGKKVQLVGDDLFVTNTKILKEGIDKDIANSILIKINQIGTLTETFAAIEMAKRAGYTAVISHRSGETEDSTIADIAVGMNALQIKTGSMSRSDRMAKYNQLLRIEEDLGDVASYPGRGAFYNLK from the coding sequence ATGAGTGCAATCGTTGACATCATTGGCCGCGAAATTATTGATTCGCGCGGTAATCCGACTGTAGAGTGCGACGTCCTGCTGGAATCCGGCGTGATGGGCCGCGCGGCTGTGCCGTCCGGCGCATCCACCGGTTCGCGCGAAGCGATCGAGCTGCGCGACGGCGACAAGAGCCGTTACGGCGGCAAGGGCGTCCTCAAAGCCTGCGAGCATATCAACACTGAAATTTCTGAAGCCATCATGGGTCTGGATGCCAGCGAACAAGCGTTCCTGGATCGCACCCTGATCGATCTCGACGGCACTGAAAACAAGGGCCGCCTGGGCGCCAACGCCATGCTGGCAGTGTCGATGGCGGTGGCCAAGGCTGCTGCTGAAGAAGCTGGTCTGCCGCTGTACCGTTATTTCGGCGGCAGCGGCGCGATGCAAATGCCGGTGCCGATGATGAACGTCATCAACGGCGGCGAACATGCCGACAACAACCTGGATATCCAGGAATTCATGATCATCCCGGTCGGCGCACCTAGCTTCCGCGAAGCGCTGCGTTACGGCGCTGAAGTATTCCACGCGTTGAAGAAAATCCTGCACGACAAGGGCCTGGCCACCTCGGTTGGTGATGAGGGCGGCTTTGCGCCTAACCTGGCCAGCCATGAAGAAGCGCTGAAGCTGATCATCCAGGCGATTGAAGCGGCCGGCTACGAGCCAGGCACCCAGATCGCCCTCGGCCTGGATTGCGCCGCCAGCGAATTCTACAAGAACGGCAGCTATGTCCTGGCCGGCGAAAACATGACCCTGACCGGCGCTCAGTTCACCGGTCTGCTGGCATCGTGGTGCGACAAGTACCCGATCATCAGCATCGAAGACGGCATGGCGGAAAACGACTGGGACGGCTGGAAACTGCTGACCGAAACCCTCGGCAAGAAGGTCCAGCTGGTGGGCGACGACCTGTTCGTCACCAACACCAAGATCCTGAAAGAAGGCATCGACAAGGACATCGCCAATTCGATCCTGATCAAGATCAACCAGATCGGCACCTTGACCGAAACTTTCGCTGCGATTGAAATGGCCAAGCGCGCCGGCTACACCGCAGTGATCTCGCACCGTTCGGGCGAGACTGAAGATTCGACCATTGCGGATATCGCCGTTGGCATGAACGCCTTGCAGATCAAGACCGGCTCGATGTCGCGTTCGGACCGCATGGCCAAGTACAACCAGCTGCTGCGTATCGAAGAAGACCTGGGCGACGTCGCCAGCTATCCTGGCCGTGGCGCGTTTTATAATCTGAAGTAA